CGAGTGCCACGCCGGTGCGTCCGCGGGCTTCGCTTCCTACTTCGTCCACGCGGACGACACCGACCGTGAAGCGTACCCGCAGGTGTATTGGCCGCGCCTGGCCATGACGCTGTTGCTCTGGGGGGTCTTCGCGTTCTTCGGGTTGCACTCCGTCCTCTGGTTGGGACGTAGCCTCATCGGATCCCCCGTTTCGGCCGAAGCGCCGGAGGGGCCCGGACCCGAGGGCGGGTCGTCACCGGAGGAGCCATCCGGGGGGAGAGAACCGTGAGTACCGGTACGGGCACCGGGCGCCCACTGTCGGCGTCGGATCGCGGTGCACCCCGCTACATCTGGCGCTTCACGCCGCTGCAGCGGGGGTTGCACCTCGTCGTGATCATCTCGTTCTTCGGGCTGGTGATGACGGGGCTGCCGCTCCACTTCAGCCACGAACCCTGGGCCGCATTCCTCGTCCGACTGCACGGCGGCGTGGAGACCGCCGCCATCCTGCACCGGATCTGCGCAGTGCTCACGTTCGGCTACTTCTTCGTGCACGTGGGGTCCCTGGTCCTCCGGCTGGTCAAGGGGCCGGATCGCACGTCCCTCTTCTGGGGACCCGAATCGATGGTGCCGCAGCCCAAGGACGTGCGGGACGTGGTGCAGATGTTCCGCTGGTTCGTGGGCCGCGCGGCCCCGCCCCGCTTCGATCGCTACAGCTACCTGGAGAAGTTCGACTACTGGGCGGTCTTCTGGGGGGTCGCCATCATCGGCGGCTCCGGGTTGCTGCTGTGGTTCCCGGAGTTCTTCGGCCGGTTCCTGCCGGGCTGGGCCTTCAACGTCGCGCTGATCCTGCACGGCCATGAGGCGCTTCTGGCGCTGTGCTTCATCTTCACGATCCACTTCTTCAACGGGCAGCTGCGCCCCGACAAGTTCCCACTCGACCTGGTCGTGTTCACCGGTCGGGCGACGGAGGAGTACACGCGCGAAGAGCACCCGCTCGAGTACGAGCGCCTGGAGACCGAGGGCAGGCTGGAGGCGCTGCGCGCGCCGCCGCCGCCGCGGCCGCTCTACGTGGGTGCCGCCGTCCTCGGGATCGTCGCCATCGTGCTCGGCCTCACGCTGGCCAGCCTCGTCGTGTGGGCCAGCTTGAAGTGACCGGTCCCGTGCGGCGTCCGGGACGTCGGCCGGGCGCCCTCGTGCTCGCCCTGATCCTCGGTGCGTGCGGCGGCTCCGAGCCGCCGAGCTCCGTCGACGGTGCCCACGCGGATCTCGCATGCGCTGGATGCCACGGGGAACCGCTGGCGGAGGGTGTCGTCGGCTTCGCCCGGGACGGGACCTGCGAGACATGCCACGGGCCTTCCGGTCTCCCGTCCTCCGTGCGGATGGCAGGGGTCGGCTTCCGCCATCTGGACCATCCCGGCCTGGAGGCGGGTGCAGACGCCTCCTGCGGGACATGCCACACGCACCCGGACGGAACCTCCGACCTGGACGTTCGCACGGACGCCTGCGTGCTGTGCCACGCGGAGCCCCAGCCCACCGGTCCGCAGCGCTTCGTGCTCGAGCCGGACGGCTGCCAGGAATGTCATGCGGAACCTACCCACGTGGCGTTCGCCAGCACCGGTACGCCGATCGACCACGCCACGGTCCTCGAGAACGACATCCCCTGCCTGCAGTGCCACTACGATGTCACGGCCGGGAGCGGTGGGCTCGCCGAGGACGCCTGCCGCTCCTGTCACGGTCCGCCGGGCGCCGCCGTACGCCTGACCGGAGGCGAGCCGCGGGACGCATCCACCGTGCACGACCAACATGCCGTGGACGGGGGACCGGCGTGCACCCGGTGTCACGAGGAGATCAGCCACTCGGTCGTGGGGGTGGCGAGCGCGCTGGAGCTGGAGTGCACGGCGTGCCACGTGGAGGGGGACCCGGCCCTGCGGCAGCCCGTGGATTCGACCGCCCATGTGGAGGACCAGCTCGTCTTCGCGGGCCTGTCCCCTTTCCACGAAGGGGCCCTTCCGGCCGTGAAGTTCCGCGCGCGCATCTCCTGCCAGGACTGCCACTCGGCGGCCGCGATGCAGGCGGCGCCTGACTCCCCGGCGCGGTTGAGCGCACTGCGGCAGGAGTGCGTCGCCTGCCACGGGAGCCGTTTCGCGGGCCTGCTGGACGAGTGGGTGGAGGGCATGCGCGCCAACACCCGGAGCGTCGGAGCGTACGTCGCGGGCCTGCACGGGGATCCGCGGATCGATGCGTCGCCGGACGCGGACTCGCTGCGCTCGGTGGCCGATTCGCTGTGGACACTCATCTCCGCCGGTCACGGCGTCCACAACATCGGCGGGGCGGACCGGATGCTGCGGGACGCGCTGGCCGACGCGGCGGAAGCCTCCCGCCGGGCCGGGCTCGTTCCCGCTCCGCTTCCCGACCTGGGTCCGGTCGCGGACGCCGCGAGCTGTGCGCGCTGCCACTACCGCCCCGGTCGTTCACACGAGCGCTTTCCGGAGCCGTTCGACCACCGGGCGCACGGTGGGGCCGAGGGCCTCGAGTGCGCGGACTGCCATACGCCCGCCTCGCTCTTCGTGGCCGAGGATCGGGTATTCGATCCCGACCACGGCGGCATCACACTCGCGGCGGGAGATTGCCTCTCATGCCATCACGCGGAGCCCGAGCTCGCGTGCGCGTCCTGTCATGTGGAGGGAGATGCCTTCCAGGATCCGCACACCACGCTGCTGCCGGTGACCATCGAGCGCGATCGGCAGACCCGCCCCAGACCGGTGGACTTCTCGCACCTCGCGCACGATGCGGTGGACTGCACCCGCTGTCACACCGGGGCGCCGCCTGCGCTGGCTCCCGCCGACTGTGCGTCCTGCCATGAAGAGCATCACGACGTCGAAGTCTCGGGCTGCACGTCCTGCCACGGGGCGACCGTGAAGGAGGCCCACACGGTGGCGGACCATCTCGACTGCGGTGCGTGTCACACGAACGCCACCCTGGCGGATCTGGGCGCGGCGGACCGGCGCTTCTGTCTGCAGTGCCATGCCGAGCAGGTGGACCACAAGCCCGAAGGCGAGTGCGCCTCCTGCCATCTGCTGCTGGAGCCGGCCGCAGCCATGCGCCGCATCCTGGCCGCGGAGGAGGCCCCGCCCCGATGACGCGTCGGCTCGGCGTGCGTTGCGCGGGAGCGCTCCTGCTCCTCTCCGGGGTCGGGATCCGCCCGGCTCCGGCAGCCGGGCAGGGGGTGGTCGGCACCGCCACCTCCATCGTGCGCTACGTCGGTCTGCAGCCGCTCGTGCTGGATTCCTTCGCCGTCTCGGACGCGATCCCGGGGCCCGACGGCGGCTTCGTGGTGGACGGGCGGCCCGTCTCCTGTGTGCCCGGCGTCATCTGCACGGCCTACGGTCTGGGACCGGGAAGCCACGCCGCGCTCGCATCGCAGGACGTCCGGCTCACCGCGTGGGGGCTGGGCCTGCCCGGTCTGAGCGCCACGGCCTTCATGAGGGGCCGGCAGCAGTTGGACGGCGGGTACGCCTGGCCCCGCGGCGACGATCCGTTCGATCTGCTGCTTGGCTATCTGCAGTGGAACCGGCCGGGGCTGCGCGTTCGCCTGGGCCGCCAGGAGACGCTGTCACCGCTGGGATTCGCGAGCTTCGACGGCGTCAGCCTCCTCCTGGCCCCGGGGGGTCGCTGGCGCGTGGAGGCCTTCGGGGGACGGAGCCTCGCCCGGGGCCTGCGTTCGCCCCGCAATGAAGCCCTGCAAGGGCTCGACGACTTCGTGCCGTTGAACGAGGCCTGGCTCTTCGGCGGGCTCGCCACGTTGGCACACCGTTCCGGCGCGTCGCTCACGCTGCGCTACCAACGCGAGGTGTGGTCGGATGGCTCCACGCTGCTGAACGAGCGTGCCTCCGCGGAGGTGCGTGCACCCCTCGGGGAACGCCTGGATCTCTCGGCCCAGGGCGACTGGGATCTCGGGCTCGATCGGGCAGGGAAGGCCTCGGCCTCGCTCCACGGCCGCGTGACCGGCTGGATGGATGCCGAGGTCCGTGTGCGTCGCTATGTGCCCTACTTCGACCTCTCGACGGTCTGGGGCTT
Above is a window of Gemmatimonadota bacterium DNA encoding:
- a CDS encoding cytochrome c3 family protein, which codes for MAGVGFRHLDHPGLEAGADASCGTCHTHPDGTSDLDVRTDACVLCHAEPQPTGPQRFVLEPDGCQECHAEPTHVAFASTGTPIDHATVLENDIPCLQCHYDVTAGSGGLAEDACRSCHGPPGAAVRLTGGEPRDASTVHDQHAVDGGPACTRCHEEISHSVVGVASALELECTACHVEGDPALRQPVDSTAHVEDQLVFAGLSPFHEGALPAVKFRARISCQDCHSAAAMQAAPDSPARLSALRQECVACHGSRFAGLLDEWVEGMRANTRSVGAYVAGLHGDPRIDASPDADSLRSVADSLWTLISAGHGVHNIGGADRMLRDALADAAEASRRAGLVPAPLPDLGPVADAASCARCHYRPGRSHERFPEPFDHRAHGGAEGLECADCHTPASLFVAEDRVFDPDHGGITLAAGDCLSCHHAEPELACASCHVEGDAFQDPHTTLLPVTIERDRQTRPRPVDFSHLAHDAVDCTRCHTGAPPALAPADCASCHEEHHDVEVSGCTSCHGATVKEAHTVADHLDCGACHTNATLADLGAADRRFCLQCHAEQVDHKPEGECASCHLLLEPAAAMRRILAAEEAPPR